A window of the Pseudomonas sp. B21_DOA genome harbors these coding sequences:
- a CDS encoding OBAP family protein, whose translation MVAALTGCAMSNTDSPVQTPGQAKASDTEMLEVGAQWLQDKPPIRALNMYLDGFHFYNGHPGAQMEAHHYCSALNEEVFQCVIYDGNTAEAKLMGVEYIISQRLFRQLPAKEKTLWHSHAHEVTSGQLVAPGIPQVAETRLMEKLANTYGKTWHTWHTDQDKQLPLGVPQLMMGFTADGQADAQMVRQRDQRLGIDSAEKKKARSEIKPAPVAPGADAWQKGNAVQLKDPTGHQHIMPRPATSGDENARSRSQP comes from the coding sequence ATGGTCGCCGCGTTGACCGGTTGCGCGATGAGCAATACCGATTCGCCGGTGCAGACGCCCGGCCAGGCCAAGGCCTCCGACACCGAGATGCTCGAAGTCGGCGCGCAGTGGTTGCAGGACAAACCGCCGATCCGCGCGTTGAACATGTACCTTGATGGCTTTCATTTTTACAACGGCCATCCCGGCGCGCAGATGGAAGCGCACCACTACTGCTCGGCGCTGAACGAGGAAGTCTTCCAGTGCGTGATCTACGACGGCAACACCGCTGAAGCCAAATTGATGGGCGTGGAATACATCATCAGCCAGCGCCTGTTCAGGCAATTGCCGGCGAAGGAAAAAACCCTGTGGCACAGCCACGCCCACGAAGTGACTTCTGGCCAATTGGTTGCGCCGGGCATCCCGCAAGTGGCGGAAACCCGCTTGATGGAAAAACTCGCCAATACCTACGGCAAGACCTGGCACACCTGGCACACCGACCAGGACAAGCAACTCCCGCTGGGCGTGCCGCAGTTGATGATGGGCTTCACCGCTGATGGTCAAGCGGATGCACAAATGGTCCGGCAGCGTGATCAGCGACTGGGCATTGACAGTGCCGAGAAGAAAAAGGCCCGTTCCGAGATCAAACCGGCGCCTGTCGCACCAGGAGCGGATGCGTGGCAGAAGGGCAATGCCGTGCAGCTCAAGGACCCGACCGGCCATCAACACATCATGCCGCGCCCGGCCACCTCTGGCGATGAAAATGCCCGAAGCCGCAGTCAGCCTTAG
- a CDS encoding nuclear transport factor 2 family protein: MPDLVLQPNVAASLERWHEMIRSGNLKALPELLDPQAVFRSPMAHTPYPGAPVVAMILNTVFEVFEDFAYHRELSTADGLNVILEFSARVGSKELKGIDMIRFDEHGKIVEFEVMVRPLSGLQALGEEMGRRLGAYLASAKA; the protein is encoded by the coding sequence ATGCCCGACCTCGTTTTGCAGCCCAACGTCGCCGCGTCCCTTGAGCGCTGGCACGAGATGATCCGCAGCGGCAACCTCAAAGCCCTGCCTGAATTGCTCGATCCGCAAGCTGTGTTCCGCTCGCCCATGGCCCATACGCCCTACCCCGGCGCGCCAGTGGTGGCGATGATCCTCAATACCGTATTCGAAGTTTTCGAAGATTTCGCCTATCACCGCGAGTTGTCGACAGCGGATGGCCTGAATGTGATCCTCGAATTCAGCGCCAGGGTCGGCAGCAAAGAACTCAAGGGCATCGACATGATTCGCTTTGATGAGCACGGTAAGATTGTCGAGTTTGAAGTGATGGTGCGGCCGTTGAGCGGGTTGCAGGCACTGGGCGAAGAAATGGGTCGGCGCCTGGGGGCCTACCTTGCTTCTGCAAAAGCCTGA
- the mqo gene encoding malate dehydrogenase (quinone), with protein sequence MFKKVNTALLGLALAMGMSSANAAEAKKVDVLLIGGGIMSTTLGVWINELEPTWSMEMVERLDGVALESSNGWNNAGTGHSALAELNYTPEDDKGNVTIPKAVEINEAFQVSRQFWAWQVQQGVLKNPRSFINTTPHMSFVWGDDNIKFLKKRYEALQASPLFAGMQYSEDPAVIKKWVPLMMEGRDPNQKIAATWSPLGTDMNFGEITRQFAAHLQTKPNFDLKLSSEVEDITKNADGTWRVSYKNLKDGTKTETDAKFVFIGAGGGALHLLQKSGIPEAKEYAGFPVGGSFLVTENPTIAEQHLAKAYGKASVGAPPMSVPHLDTRVLDGKRVILFGPFATFSTKFLKEGSYFDLLTSTTTHNIWPMTKVGIKEYPLVEYLAGQLMLSDEDRLNALKEYFPNAKAEDWRLWQAGQRVQIIKRDEAAGGVLKLGTEIVASQDGSIAGLLGASPGASTAAPIMLSVLQKVFKDKVASPEWQTKLHQIVPSYGTQLNSDPAKVAAEWAYTAKILELPTPPVIGQVAAPAAPVAEKAVAPKESAARDMAL encoded by the coding sequence ATGTTTAAGAAAGTGAACACAGCCTTGCTCGGTCTGGCTTTGGCGATGGGGATGTCGTCCGCCAATGCTGCCGAAGCCAAGAAAGTTGACGTCCTGCTGATCGGCGGCGGCATCATGAGCACCACCCTGGGTGTGTGGATCAATGAGCTGGAACCGACCTGGTCGATGGAAATGGTCGAGCGTCTCGATGGCGTCGCCCTGGAAAGCTCCAACGGCTGGAACAACGCCGGTACCGGTCACTCGGCCCTTGCCGAGCTGAACTACACCCCGGAAGACGACAAGGGCAACGTAACGATCCCGAAAGCTGTCGAGATCAACGAAGCGTTCCAGGTTTCCCGTCAGTTCTGGGCCTGGCAGGTTCAGCAGGGCGTGCTGAAGAATCCTCGCTCGTTCATCAATACCACTCCGCACATGAGCTTCGTGTGGGGCGATGACAACATCAAGTTCCTGAAAAAGCGCTACGAAGCGCTGCAGGCGAGCCCGTTGTTCGCCGGCATGCAGTACTCCGAAGATCCGGCAGTGATCAAGAAGTGGGTACCGCTGATGATGGAAGGGCGCGACCCGAACCAGAAAATCGCGGCCACCTGGAGCCCGCTGGGTACGGACATGAACTTCGGCGAAATCACCCGCCAGTTCGCCGCTCACCTGCAGACCAAGCCTAACTTCGACCTGAAATTGTCGAGCGAAGTCGAAGACATCACCAAGAACGCCGATGGCACTTGGCGTGTCAGCTACAAAAACCTCAAAGACGGTACCAAGACCGAAACCGACGCCAAGTTCGTGTTCATCGGCGCTGGCGGCGGTGCCCTGCACCTGCTGCAGAAGTCGGGCATTCCTGAAGCCAAGGAATACGCAGGCTTCCCGGTTGGTGGCTCGTTCCTGGTGACCGAGAACCCGACGATTGCCGAGCAGCACCTGGCCAAGGCCTACGGTAAAGCTTCGGTTGGCGCGCCACCGATGTCCGTTCCGCACCTGGACACCCGTGTTCTGGATGGCAAGCGCGTCATTCTGTTTGGCCCGTTCGCGACCTTCAGCACCAAGTTCCTCAAGGAAGGTTCGTACTTCGACCTGCTGACCAGCACCACCACCCACAACATCTGGCCAATGACCAAGGTCGGCATCAAGGAATACCCGCTGGTCGAGTACCTTGCCGGTCAGTTGATGCTGTCGGATGAAGACCGTCTGAACGCGCTGAAGGAATACTTCCCGAACGCCAAAGCCGAAGACTGGCGCTTGTGGCAAGCCGGCCAGCGCGTGCAAATCATCAAGCGTGATGAAGCCGCTGGCGGCGTGCTGAAACTGGGCACCGAGATCGTTGCTTCGCAAGACGGCTCGATCGCCGGCCTGCTGGGCGCCTCGCCGGGCGCGTCGACCGCTGCACCGATCATGCTGAGCGTGCTGCAGAAAGTCTTCAAAGACAAAGTCGCATCCCCGGAGTGGCAGACCAAGCTGCACCAGATCGTGCCAAGCTACGGCACACAGCTGAACAGCGATCCGGCCAAAGTGGCTGCCGAGTGGGCTTACACCGCGAAGATCCTCGAACTGCCGACGCCTCCGGTGATCGGTCAGGTAGCTGCTCCGGCGGCACCTGTGGCTGAAAAAGCCGTAGCACCGAAGGAAAGTGCTGCACGTGACATGGCTCTGTAA